A region from the Deltaproteobacteria bacterium genome encodes:
- a CDS encoding cyclic nucleotide-binding domain-containing protein, which yields MTATDLARLRDAKDQAAKLLQKNKLEPALAAFQAALALAPHDQALHQKMGETLARLGRRAEAIRAYQRAVGGWAHDGQFLRAIALCKVILQLDPAHHETQAALADLYAKTRGNRPATVPGTLGAELKVKRPVSTEAPPPLPEPITEPELDLELTIDEADIEEAVEVEAMTAPVLPRVPLFSELSTTAFISVLEGLELRHVDPREVIVTEGEKDRTMYAVVQGRVRVLRGDASERKAVAEMDEGTFFGEMAMMTGAPRVATVEAVGKVVLMVFPPERIAAIVKEHPSVARALDKFYRDRLLQNLTRQSPLFSPLSDAQQDALAASFRPRTFTRGETILEQGKPPDGFYVILRGRCRVSDHAGGSYPDLNEGDVFGEISLVTGKPVTASVRAATACTVLRLPAAAFTAQVLGHPQVGAAVRRLGAERLARKAGQVRVTV from the coding sequence GTGACCGCGACCGATCTCGCTCGGCTCCGCGACGCGAAGGACCAGGCCGCGAAGCTCCTGCAGAAGAACAAGCTCGAGCCCGCGCTCGCCGCGTTTCAGGCCGCGTTGGCGCTCGCGCCGCACGACCAGGCGCTCCATCAGAAGATGGGCGAGACGCTCGCTCGGCTGGGCCGGCGCGCCGAGGCCATCCGCGCCTACCAGCGCGCCGTGGGCGGCTGGGCCCACGACGGCCAGTTCCTGCGCGCCATCGCGCTCTGCAAGGTCATCCTCCAGCTCGATCCCGCGCACCACGAGACCCAGGCCGCGCTGGCCGACCTCTACGCCAAGACCCGCGGGAACCGTCCGGCCACCGTGCCCGGGACGCTCGGCGCCGAGCTGAAGGTGAAGCGCCCGGTGAGCACCGAGGCGCCGCCGCCGCTGCCCGAGCCCATCACCGAGCCGGAGCTCGACCTCGAGCTCACCATCGACGAGGCCGACATCGAAGAGGCCGTCGAAGTCGAGGCGATGACGGCGCCGGTGCTGCCGCGCGTGCCGCTCTTCTCCGAGCTCTCGACCACCGCGTTCATCTCGGTGCTCGAGGGCCTGGAGCTGCGCCACGTCGACCCGCGCGAGGTGATCGTCACCGAGGGCGAGAAGGACCGCACCATGTACGCGGTCGTTCAGGGCCGGGTGCGCGTGCTCCGCGGCGACGCCAGCGAGCGCAAGGCCGTGGCCGAGATGGACGAGGGCACGTTCTTCGGCGAGATGGCGATGATGACCGGCGCGCCGCGCGTGGCCACGGTGGAGGCCGTGGGCAAGGTGGTGCTGATGGTCTTCCCTCCCGAGCGGATCGCCGCGATCGTGAAGGAGCACCCGAGCGTGGCCCGCGCGCTCGACAAGTTCTACCGCGACCGCCTGTTGCAGAACCTCACCCGCCAGAGCCCGCTCTTCTCCCCGCTCTCGGACGCGCAGCAGGACGCGCTCGCCGCCAGCTTCCGTCCGCGGACGTTCACGCGCGGCGAGACCATCCTCGAGCAGGGCAAGCCGCCCGACGGCTTCTACGTCATCCTCCGCGGCCGCTGCCGGGTGAGCGACCACGCCGGCGGCAGCTACCCCGACCTCAACGAGGGCGACGTCTTCGGCGAGATCTCCCTGGTCACCGGCAAGCCCGTCACCGCCTCGGTGCGCGCCGCCACCGCCTGCACCGTGCTGCGCCTGCCCGCGGCGGCCTTCACGGCCCAGGTGCTGGGCCATCCCCAGGTCGGTGCCGCAGTGCGGCGACTGGGCGCGGAGAGGCTGGCGCGGAAGGCCGGCCAGGTTCGGGTGACGGTGTAG
- a CDS encoding adenylate/guanylate cyclase domain-containing protein has protein sequence MAIDFDALSLTDMIQLQTQLASELKRRFEKRLALVFSDVVGSTQYFARFGDVAGRALQQRHLDLLRQSLGAEGGRIVDTAGDGAFTVFPSVENAVAAMSQVQELITAQNASHARDHQLVIRVGLHWGQVLTDGTLVSGDSVNLCSRVAGTCNPGDIRLTRAAFLELEPAKRLRCHGLPQVALKGISEPVEILRFEWRDTTRFPVRVRIRETGDEIPLPLQDLIAFGRLREQNGILANDVVLTLPDPYLAQQVSRWQFELRRRTDGFVLRAVSEQPNWVDGELVPKGAEVAIRPGSVVQVAKVMTLDFLGDNSLDSGKTGMGDATLFPIMR, from the coding sequence ATGGCGATCGACTTCGACGCGCTCAGCCTCACCGACATGATCCAGCTCCAGACGCAGCTCGCGTCGGAGCTGAAGCGGCGCTTCGAGAAGCGGCTGGCGCTGGTCTTCTCGGACGTCGTCGGGAGCACCCAGTACTTCGCGCGCTTCGGCGACGTGGCCGGCCGCGCGTTGCAGCAGCGCCACCTCGATCTGCTCCGCCAGTCGCTCGGCGCCGAGGGCGGGCGCATCGTGGACACCGCCGGCGACGGCGCCTTCACCGTCTTCCCCAGCGTGGAGAACGCGGTGGCCGCGATGAGCCAGGTGCAGGAGCTCATCACCGCCCAGAACGCGAGCCACGCGCGCGATCACCAGCTCGTCATCCGCGTGGGCCTCCACTGGGGCCAGGTGCTCACCGACGGCACGCTGGTCTCCGGCGACTCGGTGAACCTCTGCTCGCGCGTGGCCGGCACCTGCAACCCCGGCGACATTCGCCTCACCCGCGCCGCCTTCCTGGAGCTCGAGCCCGCCAAGCGGCTGCGCTGCCACGGCCTGCCCCAGGTGGCGCTCAAGGGCATCAGCGAGCCGGTGGAGATCCTGCGCTTCGAGTGGCGCGACACCACCCGCTTCCCGGTGCGCGTGCGCATCCGCGAGACGGGCGACGAGATCCCGCTGCCGCTGCAGGACCTCATCGCCTTCGGGCGCCTGCGCGAGCAGAACGGCATCCTCGCCAACGACGTGGTGCTCACCCTGCCCGACCCGTACCTGGCGCAGCAGGTGAGCCGCTGGCAGTTCGAGCTGCGCCGGCGCACCGACGGCTTCGTGCTGCGCGCGGTGAGCGAACAGCCCAACTGGGTGGACGGCGAGCTGGTGCCGAAAGGCGCCGAGGTCGCGATTCGCCCAGGCAGCGTGGTGCAGGTGGCCAAGGTGATGACGCTCGACTTCCTCGGCGACAACAGCCTCGACAGCGGCAAGACGGGCATGGGCGACGCGACGCTCTTCCCGATCATGCGCTGA
- a CDS encoding DNA mismatch repair protein MutS — translation MNDATTRTPSDEYRARLADRRARVVALEQRSARIANLRLAGFAAILLVAWLAFGARAVRPLWIAAPFIGFVALVVWHDRELKRQRRAARAVTFYERGLARIEDRWHGVGESGERFADPSHPYAADLDLFGPASLFQLLCTARTAAGEETLASWLREPAQASEVRARQAAVTALRDRLDLREDVAVLGADVRAELDPRSLEAWGSTTVQPIPGWTRPVAAIVAAIAVAATVGWLGFGQPIWIMLLAVFAERALLQILRARLKSAVEAVERAGADLEILAEVLGRVEREELSGPLQRIRDAIFTGSEGPSKAIAELRSLVGLYEARFNQFFIPFNTLLLWEVQVGVSIARWRARFGPRLGGWIRTLGELEALSALAAYAYEHPADVFPELHDSGATYDGEQLGHPLIPAATCVRNDLKLVDGRRLLLVSGSNMSGKSTFLRTVGVNAVLALAGAPVRAKRMALSPMRLGATLRIQDSLQQGASRFYAEITRLRQILDLAKGDRPLLFLLDEILHGTNSHDRLIGAEAVIRALLDRGALGLVTTHDLALANVVGTLGNLAANAHFADTVQDGKLVFDYREREGVVQGSNAIALMRAVGLPV, via the coding sequence ATGAACGACGCCACCACTCGAACTCCGAGCGACGAATACCGCGCGCGCCTGGCCGATCGCCGGGCGCGCGTGGTCGCGCTGGAGCAGCGCAGCGCGCGCATTGCGAACCTTCGACTCGCGGGCTTCGCGGCGATTCTGCTCGTGGCCTGGCTCGCGTTCGGCGCTCGCGCGGTGCGGCCGCTGTGGATCGCCGCGCCGTTCATTGGCTTTGTGGCGCTGGTGGTCTGGCACGATCGCGAGCTGAAGCGGCAGCGCCGGGCGGCGCGCGCGGTGACGTTCTACGAGCGCGGGCTGGCGCGCATCGAGGACCGTTGGCACGGCGTGGGCGAGAGCGGCGAGCGCTTCGCCGATCCTTCGCATCCGTACGCGGCGGATCTCGATCTGTTCGGGCCCGCGTCGCTGTTTCAGCTCTTGTGCACCGCGCGCACGGCCGCGGGTGAAGAGACGCTCGCGTCATGGCTTCGCGAGCCGGCGCAAGCGTCGGAGGTGCGTGCGCGACAAGCGGCCGTGACCGCCCTTCGCGACCGGCTCGACCTGCGCGAGGACGTGGCCGTGCTCGGCGCCGACGTGCGCGCCGAGCTGGATCCGAGGTCGCTCGAGGCCTGGGGCAGCACGACCGTGCAGCCGATTCCAGGCTGGACGCGGCCCGTGGCAGCGATCGTCGCGGCGATTGCCGTGGCGGCGACGGTGGGCTGGCTCGGCTTTGGTCAGCCCATCTGGATCATGTTGCTCGCGGTGTTCGCGGAGCGCGCGCTGCTCCAGATCCTGCGCGCGCGGCTGAAGAGCGCGGTGGAGGCCGTGGAGCGCGCGGGCGCGGACCTCGAAATTCTCGCCGAGGTGCTGGGACGCGTGGAGCGCGAGGAACTGAGCGGGCCGCTGCAGCGCATTCGCGACGCGATCTTCACGGGGAGTGAAGGTCCATCGAAGGCGATCGCCGAGCTGCGCTCGCTCGTTGGCCTGTATGAAGCGCGCTTCAACCAGTTCTTCATTCCCTTCAACACGCTGCTGCTCTGGGAAGTGCAGGTGGGCGTGTCGATTGCGCGGTGGCGTGCGCGCTTCGGGCCGCGGCTGGGCGGCTGGATTCGCACGCTCGGCGAGCTCGAGGCGCTGAGCGCGCTCGCGGCGTACGCGTACGAGCACCCGGCCGATGTCTTCCCCGAGTTGCACGACTCGGGCGCCACCTACGACGGCGAGCAGCTCGGCCATCCGCTCATCCCCGCGGCGACGTGCGTGCGCAATGACCTCAAGCTCGTCGACGGCCGGCGGCTCTTGCTCGTGTCCGGTTCGAACATGAGCGGCAAGAGCACCTTCCTGCGCACGGTGGGCGTGAACGCGGTGCTGGCGCTCGCGGGTGCGCCGGTGCGCGCGAAGCGGATGGCGCTCTCGCCCATGCGGCTCGGCGCCACGCTGCGGATTCAGGACTCGCTGCAGCAGGGGGCGTCGCGGTTCTACGCGGAGATCACCCGGCTGCGGCAGATCCTGGATCTCGCCAAGGGTGATCGGCCGCTGCTCTTCCTGCTCGACGAGATCCTGCACGGCACCAATTCGCACGACCGGCTCATCGGCGCCGAGGCCGTGATTCGCGCACTGCTCGATCGCGGCGCGCTCGGGCTCGTCACCACGCACGATCTCGCGCTCGCAAACGTGGTGGGCACGCTCGGCAACCTCGCGGCCAACGCGCACTTCGCGGACACCGTGCAGGACGGGAAGCTCGTGTTCGATTACCGAGAGCGCGAGGGCGTGGTGCAAGGCTCAAACGCGATCGCGCTGATGCGCGCGGTCGGGCTGCCCGTATAA
- a CDS encoding MBL fold metallo-hydrolase, whose protein sequence is MLARLRLRKPLMALIGALGLVLAAAVLAPACAAIPVGDDRPELSKFASAPGPGVPMEITPLLFGRQTQPECGMVGDASCLHFVDQVYVAYLVKHPKGTFLIDAGLSSHLDDDLAKFSFAVRQAFRFEHVDTLAHALQTINAKPDFVILTHVHWDHSSGLTDIPGMKFVTDADDLDYIHKYNGAVHAVRPDHFEKVTPDVFKFDGPPIENFAASHDLFGDGSVELVPLPGHTPGALGVLLSTVHGKRLLFIGDAAWLRDGYRIPSHRPGPMSKLVDADRHETSDTLWRLYHFAKERPDVVIVPAHDGEALQDIEALNGAKK, encoded by the coding sequence ATGCTCGCCCGTCTCCGCCTCCGCAAACCGCTGATGGCCCTCATCGGCGCGCTGGGATTGGTCCTCGCGGCCGCGGTGCTCGCGCCGGCGTGCGCGGCAATTCCCGTCGGAGACGATCGTCCGGAGCTGTCGAAGTTTGCGAGCGCGCCGGGGCCCGGCGTGCCCATGGAGATCACGCCGCTGCTCTTCGGGCGTCAGACCCAGCCCGAGTGCGGCATGGTCGGCGACGCGAGCTGCCTGCACTTCGTCGACCAGGTCTACGTCGCGTACCTGGTGAAGCACCCCAAGGGCACGTTCCTCATCGATGCTGGGCTCTCGTCGCACCTCGATGACGATCTCGCGAAGTTCTCGTTCGCGGTGCGGCAGGCGTTCCGGTTCGAGCACGTGGACACGCTCGCGCATGCGTTGCAGACCATCAACGCCAAGCCAGACTTCGTGATCCTCACGCACGTGCACTGGGATCACAGCAGCGGGCTCACCGACATCCCGGGTATGAAGTTCGTCACCGACGCCGACGACCTCGACTACATCCACAAGTACAACGGCGCGGTGCACGCGGTTCGGCCCGATCACTTCGAGAAGGTGACGCCCGACGTCTTCAAGTTCGATGGCCCGCCAATCGAGAACTTCGCCGCGAGCCACGATCTGTTTGGCGATGGCTCCGTCGAGCTGGTGCCGCTGCCCGGCCACACGCCGGGCGCGCTGGGCGTGCTCTTGAGCACCGTGCATGGCAAGCGGCTGCTCTTCATCGGCGACGCGGCGTGGCTGCGCGACGGCTATCGCATTCCGAGCCACCGGCCGGGGCCGATGTCGAAGCTGGTCGACGCCGATCGCCACGAGACCAGCGACACGCTCTGGCGGCTGTACCACTTTGCCAAGGAGCGGCCGGACGTGGTCATCGTGCCCGCGCACGACGGCGAGGCGCTCCAGGACATCGAGGCGCTCAACGGCGCGAAGAAGTGA
- a CDS encoding slipin family protein, producing MKIQIAAHERGFAYLDGVPAKYLVPGVHTVFAPFKKIDVLRVDTRGLLAELDADHLKLVAPGDLSPVTVGAGERGLILRRGKPVKWLGPGTHQVWTVDRVLGKDRAPVAAVSVELIDVSGVATQPLRDELRAVVPASDYVEATAPQGSVVLRYVDGVLEAELPSGRHAAWNVVHKVQLAVIDLRERLLHVAGQEVMTQDRVTLRLNLSAAFKVADAKRLATVARSADEVLYLAMQLAAREAVAAQTLDGLLQTREQISEAIAAEVIRKAAAVGLEVVSFGVKDVVLPGEMKALLNRVIEAQKEAEANVIRRREETAATRSLAQTAKVLGENPLMVRLKELEAYAELATKVGSLHLVLGSDAVPQLQLKGD from the coding sequence ATGAAGATCCAGATCGCAGCGCACGAGCGCGGCTTCGCCTACCTCGACGGCGTGCCCGCGAAGTACCTGGTGCCCGGCGTGCACACGGTGTTTGCGCCCTTCAAGAAGATCGACGTGCTCCGCGTCGACACCCGCGGGCTCCTGGCGGAGCTCGACGCCGACCACCTGAAGCTGGTGGCGCCGGGTGATCTCAGCCCGGTGACCGTGGGCGCTGGCGAGCGCGGGTTGATCCTGCGCCGCGGCAAGCCGGTGAAGTGGCTGGGCCCGGGTACGCACCAGGTCTGGACGGTGGATCGCGTGCTGGGCAAGGACCGCGCGCCGGTCGCGGCGGTGAGCGTGGAGCTCATCGACGTGAGCGGTGTGGCCACCCAGCCCCTGCGCGACGAGCTGCGCGCGGTGGTGCCGGCCAGCGACTACGTGGAGGCCACGGCGCCCCAGGGCAGCGTGGTGCTCCGCTACGTCGACGGCGTGCTCGAGGCCGAGCTGCCTTCGGGGCGCCACGCGGCCTGGAACGTGGTGCACAAGGTGCAGCTGGCGGTGATTGACCTCCGCGAGCGGCTCCTCCACGTGGCAGGCCAGGAGGTGATGACCCAGGATCGCGTGACCCTGCGGCTCAACCTCAGCGCGGCGTTCAAGGTCGCGGACGCCAAGCGGCTTGCGACGGTCGCGCGCAGCGCCGACGAGGTGCTGTACCTGGCCATGCAGCTCGCTGCCCGCGAGGCGGTGGCGGCCCAGACGCTCGACGGGCTGCTGCAGACGCGCGAGCAGATCAGCGAGGCCATCGCGGCCGAGGTGATCCGCAAGGCGGCGGCGGTCGGTCTGGAGGTGGTGAGCTTCGGCGTCAAGGACGTGGTGCTGCCGGGCGAGATGAAGGCCCTGCTGAACCGCGTGATCGAGGCGCAGAAGGAGGCCGAGGCCAACGTCATCCGTCGGCGCGAGGAGACGGCGGCCACGCGCAGCCTGGCGCAGACCGCGAAGGTCCTGGGCGAGAACCCGCTGATGGTTCGGCTCAAGGAGCTGGAGGCCTACGCCGAGCTGGCCACCAAGGTCGGCAGCCTGCACCTCGTGCTGGGGAGCGACGCTGTTCCTCAGCTGCAGCTCAAGGGAGACTGA
- a CDS encoding S9 family peptidase, giving the protein MAHADTKPAPTPTSDDPYLWLEETDGAKAMDWVKAKNAVTVKDIGSSAQFKKTRDSLLEILDSTDKIPYPERMGDFLYNFWKDKDHPRGIWRRTTLDEYRKDKPNWELLIDVDALGKAEKENWVYEGAGCLKPEYRHCLVYLSRGGADATVVREFDLSTKQFVKDGFTLPEAKTTAGWIDANTLYVATDFGPGSMTASGYPRIVKEWKRGTPLSAAKLVYEGKHEDLAISASHDATPGFERDFVSRGIEFFSSETFVRGKDGRLTLIDVPKDAEPDPTREWLLVQLRTAWTVSGKTYAGGSLLATKFDDFMAGKRDFTVLFEPTPTTSLSGYSWTRNKLILMTLQDVVSHVEVLTPQAGVWKREPLGSAPPLSSIGAVASDPDRNDEYFLMVTGFLTPSTISRGVLGKEDAKPLKHEPSFFDGSGMEVKQFFAASKDGTRVPYFVVAQKNLKFDGQNPTLLYGYGGFEVSEMPFYDAEDGRAWISRGGVYVLANIRGGGEYGPRWHQAALKQNRLRAYEDFAAVAQDLMAKKITSHAHLGMMGGSNGGLLMGNMLTLYPELASAIVCQVPLLDMKRYTHLSAGASWIAEYGDPDKPEEWKWIQTFSPYQAVKKGAKYPAVLFTTSTRDDRVGPAHARKMAAKLIDLGYDARFYENIEGGHGAAADNAQAAFMSALGYEFLWSKLK; this is encoded by the coding sequence ATGGCCCACGCCGACACCAAGCCCGCGCCGACTCCGACCTCCGACGATCCCTACCTCTGGCTCGAGGAAACCGACGGCGCCAAGGCCATGGACTGGGTGAAGGCCAAGAACGCCGTCACGGTGAAGGACATCGGCTCGAGCGCGCAGTTCAAGAAGACCCGCGACTCGCTCCTGGAGATCCTCGACTCCACCGACAAGATCCCCTACCCGGAGCGCATGGGCGACTTCCTCTACAACTTCTGGAAGGACAAGGATCACCCGCGCGGCATCTGGCGCCGCACCACGCTCGACGAGTACCGCAAGGACAAGCCCAACTGGGAGCTGCTCATCGACGTCGACGCGCTGGGCAAGGCCGAGAAGGAGAACTGGGTCTACGAGGGCGCGGGCTGCCTCAAGCCCGAGTACCGCCACTGCCTGGTCTACCTCTCGCGCGGCGGCGCCGACGCCACCGTGGTCCGCGAGTTCGACCTCTCCACCAAGCAGTTCGTGAAGGACGGCTTCACGCTGCCCGAGGCCAAGACCACCGCCGGCTGGATCGACGCGAACACGCTCTACGTGGCCACCGACTTCGGCCCCGGCTCGATGACCGCCTCGGGCTACCCGCGCATCGTGAAGGAGTGGAAGCGCGGCACGCCGCTCTCGGCCGCCAAGCTGGTGTACGAGGGCAAGCACGAGGACCTCGCCATCAGCGCCTCGCACGACGCCACGCCGGGCTTCGAGCGCGACTTCGTGAGCCGCGGCATCGAGTTCTTCTCCAGCGAGACGTTCGTCCGCGGCAAGGACGGCAGGCTCACCCTCATCGACGTCCCCAAGGACGCCGAACCGGATCCCACCCGCGAGTGGCTGCTCGTCCAACTGCGCACCGCGTGGACCGTGAGCGGCAAGACCTACGCGGGCGGCTCGCTGCTCGCCACGAAGTTCGACGACTTCATGGCCGGCAAGCGCGACTTCACCGTGCTCTTCGAGCCCACGCCCACCACCTCGCTCTCGGGCTACTCCTGGACGCGCAACAAGCTCATCCTCATGACCCTCCAGGACGTGGTGAGCCACGTGGAGGTGCTCACGCCGCAGGCCGGCGTGTGGAAGCGCGAGCCGCTGGGCTCGGCACCACCGCTCTCCAGCATCGGCGCAGTCGCGAGCGATCCAGACCGGAACGACGAGTACTTCCTGATGGTCACCGGCTTCCTCACGCCCAGCACCATCAGCCGCGGCGTGCTCGGCAAGGAGGACGCCAAGCCCCTCAAGCATGAGCCCAGCTTCTTCGACGGAAGCGGCATGGAGGTGAAGCAGTTCTTCGCCGCCTCGAAGGACGGCACGCGCGTGCCCTACTTCGTGGTCGCGCAGAAGAACCTCAAGTTTGACGGCCAGAACCCCACCCTGCTCTACGGCTACGGCGGCTTCGAGGTCTCCGAGATGCCGTTCTACGACGCCGAGGACGGCCGGGCGTGGATCTCGCGCGGCGGTGTGTACGTGCTTGCCAACATTCGCGGCGGCGGCGAGTACGGCCCACGTTGGCACCAGGCGGCGCTCAAGCAGAACCGGCTGCGCGCCTACGAGGACTTCGCCGCGGTGGCCCAGGACCTGATGGCGAAGAAGATCACCTCGCACGCGCACCTGGGGATGATGGGCGGCAGCAACGGCGGGCTGCTCATGGGCAACATGCTCACCCTCTACCCGGAGCTGGCGAGCGCCATCGTGTGCCAGGTGCCGCTGCTCGACATGAAGCGGTACACGCACCTCTCGGCCGGCGCCTCGTGGATCGCGGAGTACGGCGACCCGGACAAGCCGGAGGAGTGGAAGTGGATCCAGACCTTCTCGCCGTACCAGGCGGTGAAGAAGGGCGCGAAGTACCCCGCGGTGCTCTTCACCACCTCGACGCGCGACGACCGCGTGGGCCCGGCGCACGCGCGCAAGATGGCCGCCAAGCTGATCGACCTCGGCTACGACGCGCGCTTCTACGAGAACATCGAGGGCGGCCACGGCGCCGCCGCGGACAACGCACAGGCCGCGTTCATGAGCGCGCTGGGCTACGAGTTCCTCTGGAGCAAGCTGAAGTAG
- a CDS encoding serine/threonine protein kinase, protein MNAVPNQRFRILKTLGDGGMGTVYLAVMLGEGGFEKRVALKKLKPELSQDPESVELFMREAKLAAQLNHPNIVQVFDGGLDQGNLFLVLEYVDGGDLEGVIRSSRKRGKAVSPAAIAHVGAQVCEALCCLFDLRDDKGAPQVQAHRDISPSNVLLAKNGVVKLSDFGVVRLRESKTAIGKVRGKWEYFPPELVRGSHDQRGDLFALGVTLYKLAAMKHPFEAPTPPQHFERACKEQPAPIAGLPDALWGIINRALSKDPKQRYQTAEEMGADLDAFVTACDARISPRYLARELFAAETEVSLPAAPPSDTAPTQMATGLDLFDDFQPGARRKTGGVPIPSRTEDELRQFEDVFGPLPDRTGTGPRVDINKTDKNESSSGSGLLVRGPMSESQLRTLYKDFADRYYKHRNQAPPVSFEQLALMIQSRRAQLQQKFPNCAVTVNVVLQNDKVIVKLRPVNEAGQRLG, encoded by the coding sequence GTGAATGCCGTGCCAAACCAGCGCTTTCGCATCCTGAAGACGCTCGGCGACGGCGGCATGGGCACCGTGTACCTCGCGGTGATGCTCGGCGAGGGCGGCTTCGAGAAGCGCGTGGCCCTCAAGAAGCTCAAGCCGGAGCTTTCACAAGATCCGGAGTCGGTGGAGCTCTTCATGCGCGAGGCCAAGCTGGCCGCGCAGCTCAACCACCCCAACATCGTGCAGGTCTTCGACGGCGGGCTCGACCAGGGCAACCTCTTCCTCGTCCTCGAGTACGTGGACGGCGGGGACCTGGAAGGCGTGATCCGCTCCAGCCGCAAGCGCGGCAAGGCGGTGAGCCCCGCGGCCATCGCCCACGTGGGCGCGCAGGTGTGCGAGGCGCTCTGCTGCCTCTTCGACCTCCGCGACGACAAGGGCGCGCCGCAAGTGCAGGCCCACCGCGACATCTCGCCAAGCAACGTGCTCCTGGCCAAGAACGGCGTGGTGAAGCTCTCCGATTTCGGCGTGGTGCGGCTGCGCGAGTCGAAGACGGCCATCGGCAAGGTGCGCGGCAAATGGGAGTACTTCCCGCCCGAGCTGGTGCGCGGCAGCCACGACCAGCGCGGCGACCTCTTCGCCCTCGGCGTGACGCTCTACAAGCTGGCCGCGATGAAGCACCCCTTCGAGGCGCCCACGCCGCCGCAGCACTTCGAGCGCGCGTGCAAGGAACAGCCCGCGCCCATCGCCGGCCTGCCCGACGCGCTCTGGGGAATCATCAACCGCGCGCTGAGCAAGGACCCCAAGCAGCGCTACCAGACCGCCGAGGAGATGGGCGCCGACCTCGACGCGTTCGTCACCGCGTGCGACGCGCGCATCTCGCCGCGCTACCTGGCGCGCGAGCTGTTCGCGGCGGAGACGGAGGTCTCCCTCCCGGCGGCGCCGCCGAGCGACACCGCGCCCACGCAGATGGCCACGGGCCTCGACCTCTTCGACGACTTCCAGCCCGGCGCGCGCCGCAAGACCGGCGGCGTGCCCATCCCCTCGCGCACCGAGGACGAGCTGCGCCAATTCGAAGACGTCTTCGGGCCCTTGCCGGATCGCACCGGCACCGGCCCGCGCGTGGACATCAACAAGACCGACAAGAACGAGAGCTCCTCGGGGAGCGGGCTCCTGGTGCGCGGGCCGATGTCGGAGTCGCAGCTGCGCACGCTCTACAAAGACTTCGCCGACCGCTACTACAAGCACCGCAACCAGGCGCCGCCGGTGTCGTTCGAGCAATTGGCGCTGATGATCCAGAGCCGGCGGGCGCAGCTGCAGCAGAAGTTCCCCAACTGCGCGGTGACGGTGAACGTGGTGCTGCAGAACGACAAGGTCATCGTGAAGCTGCGGCCGGTGAACGAGGCCGGCCAGCGGCTCGGCTAG